The nucleotide sequence ACGCTCACTGTGATGTCCACGCTTGGTTTCGGTGATATCACCTTTGCGAGTGATTTAGGCAAGGCTTTTTCGATGCTTGTACTCATGTCCGGCATTATTTTTCTTCTCGTCATGTTGCCCTTTACCTTCATTCAATTTTTTTATGCTCCATGGCTTGAAGCCCAATCAAGGGCTAGAACTCCACGGGAATTGCCGGAAAGCACAACAGGACATGTGATACTGACAAACTATGATCCCATAACCATAAACCTCGTAGGAAAATTAAAGAAATATAATTATGAATATGCTATTATCGTCACTGATTTGAAACGTGCGTTAGAACTTTATGATTTAAATTTCAAGGTTGTCGTAGGAGACCTGGGTGACCCGGAAACATATAAACGTCTCCGCGTACAAAATGCCGCCATGCTGGTTGCCAACAACGATGATATGGTCAACACAAATATATCCTTTACGGTCAGGGAGATATCTAAAGAAGTACCCATCATTACTAATGCAGATGCGGATGATTCCATTGATATTCTGCAGCTTGCCGGCAGCACTTATGTCTTTCAGTTTATGAAGATGCTTGGTGAATCCCTGGCGCGAAGAACACTCGGAATGAGTATGGGGGCAAATGTTATCGGAAGATTCGATAAACTTCTCATCGCCGAAGCATCTGCCATGCGAACGCCGCTTGAGGGAAAAACTCTCATTGAAAGCAATCTGCGAGAAAATACTGGCGTAACAGTCGTCGGGCTTTGGGAGAGAGGCCGATTCAAAATTCCACGACCACAGACTCGAATCAATTCCACAACTGTGCTCGTGCTTGCCGGTTCGGCCGAACAGCTCAAAAAATATGACGAGGTCTTTTCGGTTTACCGTTCTTATCACACCACTGGTGCCCCTGTTCTCATACTGGGTGGTGGTCGTGTCGGACAGGCAGCAGCACAGATACTGGAAGATCGAAAAATTGTTTATAAAGTTGTCGAGAAGAATCCGACACTCATTCAAAATAATAACTACATTCAAGGAAATGCTGCCGATCTTGATACCTTGAGTCGGGCCGGAATACGGGAAGCTCCATCTGTCATTATTACCACTCATGATGACTCCATGAATATTTATCTCACTATCTATTGCCGTAAACTGCGATCCGATATTCAGATTGTCAGCAGGGCAAATCTGGACCGAAATATTTCCAAACTGCACAGTGCTGGAGCGGACCTAGTCATGTCACATGCTTCCATGGGAGCAAATACCATAATTAATCTTCTAAAACCCAATAAAATACTGATGGTTGCAGAGGGACTAAATGTCTTCCGTGCGTTGGTACACTCGTCCCTTGTGGGCAAATCTCTTGCTGAAAGTCATATCCGTAAACAAACGGGCTGCAGCGTGATAGCTATTGGCAGGGAAAATGAATTGAATATCAATCCCGAACCCTCGATTCTTCTTGGGAAACATGATGAAATGGTCTTGATTGGGACGAGCGATGCGGAAAAACGTCTTATGGACATCTATCAATAACCGGGGAAACCCTGCCTTACTGAGAAGTGATTTCTCGTAAGCTATTACCCTGTCGCACGTTATGCCGTTAGAAAATCAAAGCGGAGGAGGTAGGATTCGAACCCACGGTACCTTGCGGTACAACGGTTTTCAAGACCGCCGCTTTCGACCTCTCAGCCACTCCTCCGTCGCATCCAATAATCGCCAAAATTTTTGGTGAAGTCAAGCCAAAATAAAATCGGCGCCCATCCCGTCGCCGATTTTGACTATCCATAATTTGGTTAATCGGCAAATACCTACCATGTTATCGGAGGCATGCTATTTAGTTCCGCATTCTCGCAATCTATTTTATGTTCGGAATTTTATGCCTGACAATTAGCTATGGCCGGTGACAGACATATTTTTGACGATAAAAATATATCAATATTGCACGAAATTTGTCGAGATTGTGCCGCGTCGAAACAGGATTATTTTGAATATGTCGGGACTTATTCCTCGGCCATATCTCCTGATGTATGGTTCGAGTAACGGGATGATAGAGTATCCAGACGCCCCGCGAGAACGTCGGCAAAGGGAGCAGTGTATTCAAATCTACTGAGGACGATTTTAATAACCGCCGCGATAGGCGTGGCCAAAAACATCCCGACAACTCCCCATATCATACCAAAGAATATGAGAAATAACAGTATCACGGCCGGATGCAAATCGAGAGATTCACCCATTAATTTCGGCTGGACAATATTGCCCATCGCGAATTGAATCAGAGCCGGGATGATAATGGCCAGGATTTTAGCCGGTATCGATAATTCGGGGCTTAATAGGGCCACGGGAATGGGCAACAGCGTAGCTATAATCGACCCGATATTGGGAATGAAATTCAGTAAAAATGCGAGAAGTCCAAATATCCAGGCGAACTCAACTCCGAGTATTGACAGCGTCGCTCCAACCAGAAATCCGGTTCCACCCGAAACCAGGGCCATATTCAGAATATATTTCTTTACTCGACTTTCTACTTCATTTAGAATTCCGCCGGCTCGAGGATGAGAATTCTTTTGACCAATTATCAGAAACATCGTGAATATTACGACCAGAATACCGTTGGATAATATACTCATCACGCCACTGAGAGTGCTCGATAGCAAACCCGTCACAGTATCGGGGGGGATAATATCCAAAACCGATTCGGAGAGTTCCTCCGGGGCGATTCCAAATTGCTGCAGGGGTAAAATCGAGATTATATCATTCATCAACTCCTGAATTCTCACTTGATAAACGTCTGACCGTTCCTTGATTTCTCCGGCCGATGATGTTACCAACAGACCCAGAAGCGCGAGGATCAACAGGCCGATTAGTATTGTAGTAATTATCGCCAGCCAGCGTGGTAGTTTGAGTCTGCGGCATTGTATGTCAATTACGGGCGTCAGGCAGAATGTGAAAAACACCGCCAACACAAAGGGAATGAAGACCAGTTTAAGCCAGAATAATGCCGCTCCCGCCACGGCGACCGTTATTATTATCAAGCACAGCGTTTGAATTCTCTGTTGAAATGGAGTAGCCGACATAATCTCAAAACCCCTCTCGCCAAATTTATTAAAATATGCCAATTGCCTGATATTATTTCAACTAAAATCAATCGCGATTTTAATCTATCGCCCCGAAGTTCCTCCGTAAATTCCTAAATCAGACGGAGAACCGTCGGTGTCGGTTATTTCTTTGTATCCGGCATCGATGGCCGGAGAACCGGGCTGAAGATGAAAATCACCGTCGCCGACGAACATCGGATCAATCGAAATATTGCCATCTTTACCGGTAAGATCAGGCATATCTTTTGTATTACCCGCTTCATTGTTCCAGATGAGATTATTATAAAAATCCCAGTTGCCGAGATTACCATAGTTCCAAACTCCGACGCACGGACAAACCCATTCTTCGCGCCAGCCGTTCGATTATATTATTAACAAATTTACCCCGGCATTCCTGCGACCAAGGAGCCACTCCACAATTTCCGTTATGATAAACCACATTATTAGTGGCATCCATGTATGATTCTCCGGTTCCGATAATACCCCAGCCAAGATTGTCATAGACGAGATTATTATGAGCCATTACCGTCGAAGTCCCGAATGAACCGATTCCTTTCCAGAACTCAGATATTTGATTGCGGATAGCCAGGCAATGCGCGTCCCAGGTGACTCCGATTCCGGCTCCTCGGCCTTTTTTAATAATACAATCTTTTATGACCGCTGAAGCTCCACGGTAGAGCGCCATACCGTCCCAACCATTGTTAATAATTTCAGAATTGCTGATGAAGATCTCGGCTCCTTCGCGTCCGAAAACGCCACCGATACCGACTACAACGCTGTCTATGCGGTGGTCATTGTCGGATAAAGCGCAGTTGGTGATATCAACTTTACTATTCCGCACGACTACAGCGGCATCGGTCGCGGCCCCGTCAACATCTCGCTTGCCACCGGTGACTTTGAGATTTAACAGAGAAGATCGGCCCGAATTTTCAAAATAGACTCCGTATCCGGCGCCGGAAATTAATATGGTTGAGTCTTTACCGCGTCCGATTATCGTAACTGCCTTATCTTTTATAACGAATCCGGTGGAAGCGTTGACTTCGGTTTGATGCTCCGAACAATTTCCGCACAGGCTTTCAATAAATTCCTGCGGAACGCTAAAATATATTCCCGCTTCCAGCCATAAGGTATCGTTGTTTTCGCACGAATTAATGGCGTTTTGTAAGGCTGAATGGTCGGTTCCCGTTGAATCCCCGGCTGAGTATTGGGAAAGTGATTTATCAGCTTTGACAATTGTATGCGAGTTTTTTTCGCAGCCAATAATAATAATAGCCAGAAGTAATATCGTGAGCAGCTTACGCATAGAACTCTCCTTATTTGGAAATTCTATTTATATGTTAAAACTCTACTTTCTGCTTTAGTCAGCGGTAAAAGAACACTGTTAGATAGATTAATCACTGATGACCTTTATCGGATTTTTCTTTAGGATTAGCTTAAATCGCTCATCAAATCTACCTTTCGAGCATTTACCGCACGAAGCCATCCGCAACCGCCTTGTGCGCGGATATTCGGTATGACACCGGGGGCAGATATATAGATATTTCGGCTTGCGTCTCAAATCGGGATGTTCGGTCGCTCGAATAGAAGCTCCGATTTGCTGCGCAAATCGCTTAAACGATGCGTCGTGCTTGGGGTATAAAATATGAATCATTTCATGCTTAAGGGTATCATACACTTCATCGGGGAAAATCTGGTGGTATTTTTCAGAAATGCGTATCTCTTTCAAATTGGAAAAATATGCTCCGGCAGCCAGCATGCGTGTTGAATATTTTATTTTGATGGCCAGCAGTTTTCCTCCAAAATACTGGCGGTTATAAATTTCAAACATTTTTTCGAGATCCGTGATTTCAGGCAACTCGGTCTTTGTCTTCTCCAGTAAAGCGTCGAAGATATCAAAATTGGTTGGAGACGCGCTTTTTTTCATAATATCGATTAGGTTATTGGCTACTCCGGTTTATTCAATATATCGATATTCGCAGGACAATATGCGAGAACTGTCAGGTATAATAAAAAAAGCGTAGATTTGAACATATACACCTCCCCATAAATGGCAAATTAAGAGTACCCATTATCCGTTTATAAATCAAGATTTATATCATTTTCGTATTTCGATTGACACCGGGTAAACAATAAAATATATTCGACTTTTTGAAAGGAAGTCTTATGCCGGACCCCGTTGTCACTCCGGAATTAGTCGCCGAACACGGTCTCAACAAGGAAGAGCACCAAAAAATCAAGGAAATTCTGGGCCGCGAGCCGAATTTCACCGAACTCGGCATATTTTCTGTAATGTGGTCGGAGCATTGTTCATATAAAAATTCAATCAAACTGCTCAAAACTCTTCCCCGCGACGGCAAACATTTGCTGACCAAAGCCGGAGAAGAAAACGCCGGAGCTGTTGATATCGGGAATAATCTGGCGGTCGTGTTTAAGATAGAATCTCATAATCATCCTTCGGCGGTCGAGCCTTATCAGGGCGCCGCAACAGGTGTAGGCGGGATTTTACGCGATATCTTTACGATGGGGGCACGGCCAATAGCGACGTTGGATTCTCTTCGATTTGGCTCGCTGGAAAACGACCGGGTCCGTTATCTGGTTGACGGCGTCGTGCGAG is from Candidatus Zixiibacteriota bacterium and encodes:
- a CDS encoding NAD-binding protein, which gives rise to MLVVIYSILFHFIMLLEEKEFSWITGFYWTLTVMSTLGFGDITFASDLGKAFSMLVLMSGIIFLLVMLPFTFIQFFYAPWLEAQSRARTPRELPESTTGHVILTNYDPITINLVGKLKKYNYEYAIIVTDLKRALELYDLNFKVVVGDLGDPETYKRLRVQNAAMLVANNDDMVNTNISFTVREISKEVPIITNADADDSIDILQLAGSTYVFQFMKMLGESLARRTLGMSMGANVIGRFDKLLIAEASAMRTPLEGKTLIESNLRENTGVTVVGLWERGRFKIPRPQTRINSTTVLVLAGSAEQLKKYDEVFSVYRSYHTTGAPVLILGGGRVGQAAAQILEDRKIVYKVVEKNPTLIQNNNYIQGNAADLDTLSRAGIREAPSVIITTHDDSMNIYLTIYCRKLRSDIQIVSRANLDRNISKLHSAGADLVMSHASMGANTIINLLKPNKILMVAEGLNVFRALVHSSLVGKSLAESHIRKQTGCSVIAIGRENELNINPEPSILLGKHDEMVLIGTSDAEKRLMDIYQ
- a CDS encoding AI-2E family transporter yields the protein MSATPFQQRIQTLCLIIITVAVAGAALFWLKLVFIPFVLAVFFTFCLTPVIDIQCRRLKLPRWLAIITTILIGLLILALLGLLVTSSAGEIKERSDVYQVRIQELMNDIISILPLQQFGIAPEELSESVLDIIPPDTVTGLLSSTLSGVMSILSNGILVVIFTMFLIIGQKNSHPRAGGILNEVESRVKKYILNMALVSGGTGFLVGATLSILGVEFAWIFGLLAFLLNFIPNIGSIIATLLPIPVALLSPELSIPAKILAIIIPALIQFAMGNIVQPKLMGESLDLHPAVILLFLIFFGMIWGVVGMFLATPIAAVIKIVLSRFEYTAPFADVLAGRLDTLSSRYSNHTSGDMAEE
- a CDS encoding SprT-like domain-containing protein, whose product is MKKSASPTNFDIFDALLEKTKTELPEITDLEKMFEIYNRQYFGGKLLAIKIKYSTRMLAAGAYFSNLKEIRISEKYHQIFPDEVYDTLKHEMIHILYPKHDASFKRFAQQIGASIRATEHPDLRRKPKYLYICPRCHTEYPRTRRLRMASCGKCSKGRFDERFKLILKKNPIKVISD
- a CDS encoding right-handed parallel beta-helix repeat-containing protein, with the translated sequence MRKLLTILLLAIIIIGCEKNSHTIVKADKSLSQYSAGDSTGTDHSALQNAINSCENNDTLWLEAGIYFSVPQEFIESLCGNCSEHQTEVNASTGFVIKDKAVTIIGRGKDSTILISGAGYGVYFENSGRSSLLNLKVTGGKRDVDGAATDAAVVVRNSKVDITNCALSDNDHRIDSVVVGIGGVFGREGAEIFISNSEIINNGWDGMALYRGASAVIKDCIIKKGRGAGIGVTWDAHCLAIRNQISEFWKGIGSFGTSTVMAHNNLVYDNLGWGIIGTGESYMDATNNVVYHNGNCGVAPWSQECRGKFVNNIIERLARRMGLSVRRSLELW